A genomic window from Gemmatimonadaceae bacterium includes:
- a CDS encoding Rid family detoxifying hydrolase yields MTQRQPISAADAPKAIGPYSQAIWSGHELFCSGQTPIDPATGKLIDGDVTAQTHRVFDNLAAVLAAAGLSLADAIKCNVYLTDMNDFGAMNAAYQQRFTAPYPARTTVAAAGLPLGARVEIELMARRAG; encoded by the coding sequence GTGACGCAGCGCCAGCCAATCTCCGCCGCCGACGCCCCCAAGGCCATCGGCCCGTACTCGCAGGCCATCTGGAGCGGCCACGAGCTCTTCTGCTCCGGCCAGACGCCGATCGACCCCGCCACCGGTAAGCTCATTGACGGCGACGTGACGGCGCAGACGCATCGCGTCTTCGACAACCTCGCCGCGGTCCTCGCCGCCGCCGGCCTCTCCTTGGCCGATGCGATCAAGTGCAACGTGTACCTCACCGATATGAACGACTTCGGGGCGATGAACGCCGCGTACCAGCAGCGCTTCACCGCCCCGTATCCGGCTCGCACGACGGTGGCCGCTGCCGGCCTGCCGCTCGGCGCCCGCGTCGAGATCGAGCTTATGGCCCGCCGAGCGGGATAG
- a CDS encoding NAD(P)-binding domain-containing protein, whose amino-acid sequence MSDLDVAVIGGGQAALAAGYFLRRSGLSFQLLDAEPEPGGAWRHTWPSLRLFSPARWSSLPGWLMPPTSATYPTRDEALAYLAAYEQRYELPVRRPVRVRSVERAGEDLRLLLADGGELVARAVISATGTWSRPHRPQFTGQEQFAGRIVHSAEHAGPASFSGQRVLVVGAGNSGAQIFADLVDHADVQWVTQEPPVFLPDDVDGQVLFDQATVRYQAIKEGRTPPPPRSLGDIVMVESVRAIRERGLLEARPLFTQLTANGVQWPDGSSSAVDAIILATGFRPALDHLAPLATPNERGRLEMDGLHAAAHPRLFPLGYGNWTGFASATLVGAGRAAKAVVDAVTKTLS is encoded by the coding sequence GTGAGCGACCTGGACGTCGCCGTCATCGGCGGAGGGCAAGCGGCACTCGCCGCCGGCTACTTCCTGCGGCGCAGCGGTCTCAGCTTCCAGCTGCTCGATGCTGAACCGGAGCCAGGCGGCGCGTGGCGGCACACCTGGCCCTCGCTGCGACTCTTCTCGCCGGCGCGCTGGAGCTCGTTGCCGGGTTGGCTGATGCCGCCGACGTCCGCCACCTACCCCACGCGCGACGAAGCCTTGGCGTATCTGGCCGCATACGAGCAGCGATATGAACTCCCGGTGCGGCGGCCCGTTCGGGTGCGGAGCGTCGAGCGCGCTGGTGAGGACCTGCGGCTGTTGCTTGCGGACGGCGGCGAGCTTGTCGCGCGTGCCGTCATCTCGGCCACTGGCACCTGGTCGAGACCGCATCGCCCGCAGTTCACCGGCCAGGAGCAGTTCGCCGGCCGCATCGTGCACTCGGCGGAGCACGCGGGTCCCGCATCCTTCTCCGGCCAGCGCGTCCTCGTGGTGGGCGCTGGCAATTCCGGGGCGCAGATCTTCGCGGACCTCGTGGACCACGCCGACGTGCAGTGGGTGACGCAGGAGCCCCCGGTCTTCCTGCCGGATGACGTTGATGGGCAGGTACTCTTTGATCAGGCGACCGTGCGATACCAAGCCATCAAGGAAGGACGCACCCCGCCGCCGCCCCGTTCCCTCGGCGACATCGTGATGGTCGAAAGCGTCCGTGCGATCCGCGAGCGCGGCCTGCTGGAGGCACGTCCGCTCTTCACGCAGCTCACGGCGAACGGCGTGCAGTGGCCGGACGGCTCGTCGAGCGCCGTGGACGCAATCATCCTCGCGACCGGCTTCCGTCCGGCATTGGACCACCTCGCCCCGCTCGCGACGCCAAACGAGCGCGGCCGGCTGGAGATGGACGGCCTGCACGCGGCGGCGCATCCCAGACTCTTTCCGCTCGGCTACGGTAACTGGACCGGCTTCGCCAGCGCGACCCTCGTCGGTGCCGGCCGCGCGGCAAAGGCCGTGGTGGATGCCGTGACCAAGACGCTGAGCTAG
- the chrA gene encoding chromate efflux transporter, with translation MREIFGAFLRLGLTSFGGPVAHLGYFRKEFVERRRWLDEASFGQLLTIAQFLPGPASSQLGFGIGMLRGGLPGGIAAFVAFTLPSALMMVAIAVFGIVGGSGSILHGLKLVAAIVVTDGVWRMARQLTPDAQRLAIAALALAGMLLLPVAWMQLVVIALGMVLGALIVRLPTSAQPAALPVRHSVRDGSVAIAIFAAMLAAALAWTPDVPSLLAIPSAFWRAGSLVFGGGHVVLPLLESSVVAPGWVTNEAFLAGYGAAQAVPGPMFSLAAYLGALVPSGLTGAAGPLLGALVATLAVFAPGFLLYYGILPVWGRLAARPGALNAIAGTNAAVVGLLAAALYDPVLRSGVVSWTDAAIAGIGLLLHASLKRPTLVVVAWCVVAAALAA, from the coding sequence ATGCGCGAGATCTTCGGAGCCTTCCTGCGCCTCGGGCTGACGTCGTTCGGCGGTCCGGTCGCGCACCTCGGCTACTTTCGCAAGGAATTCGTGGAGCGCCGGCGGTGGCTCGACGAAGCCAGCTTCGGGCAACTGCTGACCATCGCGCAGTTCCTGCCGGGCCCGGCGTCGAGCCAGCTCGGATTCGGCATCGGGATGCTCCGAGGGGGCCTGCCCGGCGGCATCGCGGCCTTCGTGGCGTTCACGCTGCCCTCGGCCCTGATGATGGTGGCCATCGCCGTCTTCGGCATCGTCGGCGGAAGCGGCAGCATCCTGCACGGGCTCAAGCTCGTCGCGGCTATCGTCGTGACGGACGGCGTGTGGCGTATGGCGCGCCAACTGACTCCCGACGCACAGCGTTTGGCCATTGCGGCACTCGCCCTCGCCGGGATGCTCCTACTGCCCGTCGCCTGGATGCAACTCGTTGTGATTGCACTGGGGATGGTGCTTGGCGCTCTCATTGTGCGACTGCCCACGAGCGCGCAGCCCGCTGCGCTGCCCGTGCGGCATAGCGTGCGCGACGGCAGCGTCGCGATTGCGATCTTCGCCGCGATGCTCGCGGCCGCGCTGGCGTGGACCCCCGACGTCCCAAGCCTTCTCGCCATTCCGTCGGCATTCTGGCGGGCGGGATCGCTGGTCTTTGGTGGGGGACACGTCGTGCTCCCCCTGCTCGAGTCGTCCGTGGTCGCCCCCGGCTGGGTGACCAACGAGGCGTTCCTGGCGGGCTACGGCGCCGCACAGGCGGTCCCGGGACCAATGTTCTCGCTGGCGGCGTATCTCGGCGCCCTTGTTCCTTCCGGGCTTACCGGGGCCGCCGGACCACTGCTGGGCGCACTGGTCGCCACGCTGGCGGTCTTCGCGCCGGGGTTCTTGCTCTACTACGGAATCCTTCCTGTCTGGGGCCGACTCGCCGCCCGCCCGGGAGCCCTCAACGCCATCGCCGGCACGAATGCGGCGGTCGTCGGATTGCTTGCCGCGGCACTGTACGACCCCGTCCTACGCAGCGGAGTGGTCTCGTGGACCGATGCCGCCATCGCGGGCATCGGACTGCTGCTCCACGCGAGTCTCAAGCGGCCGACGCTGGTCGTCGTGGCCTGGTGCGTCGTGGCTGCCGCGCTTGCGGCCTGA
- a CDS encoding GNAT family N-acetyltransferase translates to MSAPLPKATDQVRPATAHDVVAVQALLREAALPLDGVPNDLADFLVAERDGAVVAAIGLERYGRHGLLRSAVVHPSLRGSGIGDALVTELLAHARRSGLVDLTLLTTTAAAWFPRFGFATVTRDEVPSAVHASAEFQGACPASATVMLRAL, encoded by the coding sequence GTGAGCGCTCCACTCCCGAAGGCCACCGACCAGGTTCGCCCCGCCACCGCGCACGACGTCGTCGCGGTGCAAGCCTTGCTGCGCGAGGCGGCGCTGCCGCTTGATGGCGTGCCGAACGACCTTGCCGACTTCCTCGTCGCGGAGCGCGATGGCGCGGTCGTCGCCGCGATCGGCCTTGAGCGCTACGGCAGGCACGGCCTGCTGCGCAGTGCCGTCGTGCACCCGTCGCTACGCGGCAGCGGCATCGGCGACGCGTTGGTGACGGAGTTGCTCGCGCACGCACGGCGCAGCGGACTCGTGGACCTGACCTTGCTCACGACCACGGCCGCGGCGTGGTTCCCGCGCTTCGGCTTCGCCACCGTCACGCGTGACGAGGTGCCCTCGGCGGTACACGCATCCGCCGAGTTCCAGGGTGCCTGCCCTGCCTCGGCCACGGTGATGTTGCGCGCCCTGTGA
- the dusB gene encoding tRNA dihydrouridine synthase DusB, whose amino-acid sequence MRFPYPTGPSAVPVFLAPMAGVSESPFRRLCRAWGADVVVTEFLSAEGIRRENEATLSKLRFTPDEHPIGVQIFGAEPDAMREAAALVTDVFQPDYIDINFGCPVKKVVKRNGGSGCLRDLDLVQRVIRAVISGTTLPVTVKIRSGWNEEMRDPVRIALKCQEAGARAIALHPRTRTQMYTGQARWEEIARVKEAVDVPVIGNGDIKTAADAYRMHRETGCDAVMIARGSFGQPWIFRQARALLDGRPMPAAPGVEERFKIALDHARMVQSYEADPIGAALEFRKHLGWYVKGLPNSADLRKKLHAVNSFDEVEGIFAEYLASDWMRSAEAA is encoded by the coding sequence ATGCGCTTCCCGTACCCCACAGGCCCCTCGGCCGTCCCCGTCTTCCTGGCCCCGATGGCAGGCGTCTCGGAATCTCCGTTCCGACGCCTCTGCCGGGCCTGGGGCGCGGACGTGGTGGTGACGGAGTTCCTCTCGGCCGAAGGCATCCGCCGGGAGAACGAGGCGACCCTCTCCAAGCTGCGCTTCACGCCCGACGAGCATCCCATCGGCGTGCAGATCTTCGGCGCCGAGCCGGACGCGATGCGCGAGGCGGCCGCGCTGGTCACGGACGTCTTCCAGCCGGACTACATCGACATCAACTTCGGCTGCCCGGTGAAGAAGGTCGTCAAGCGCAACGGCGGCTCGGGTTGCCTTCGCGACCTCGACCTCGTGCAGCGGGTGATCCGTGCGGTGATCTCCGGGACCACGCTCCCGGTGACGGTGAAGATCCGCAGCGGCTGGAACGAAGAGATGCGGGACCCGGTGCGTATCGCCCTCAAGTGCCAAGAGGCCGGCGCCCGGGCGATCGCCTTGCACCCGCGTACGCGCACGCAGATGTACACGGGGCAGGCCCGCTGGGAAGAGATCGCGCGGGTGAAGGAGGCGGTGGACGTGCCGGTCATCGGCAACGGCGACATCAAGACCGCCGCCGACGCGTACCGGATGCATCGCGAGACGGGCTGCGACGCGGTGATGATCGCGCGCGGTTCGTTCGGGCAGCCGTGGATCTTCCGTCAGGCGCGCGCGCTGCTGGACGGCCGGCCGATGCCGGCGGCGCCGGGCGTGGAGGAGCGATTCAAGATTGCGCTCGACCACGCGCGGATGGTCCAGTCCTACGAGGCAGACCCGATCGGCGCGGCGCTGGAGTTCCGCAAGCACCTCGGCTGGTACGTGAAGGGTCTGCCCAACTCGGCCGACCTCCGCAAGAAGCTGCACGCGGTGAACTCCTTCGACGAAGTCGAGGGCATCTTCGCCGAGTATCTCGCCAGCGACTGGATGCGTTCGGCGGAGGCGGCGTGA
- a CDS encoding GGDEF domain-containing protein produces the protein MAWVFVLAAAAAAGVAWWWLRQRRALRAPVAPPHVSGGARPLARSSGGHGVDTRLLLDAFRSDEQPVPADAEREDRTMLIRLLQLVAHQAGADEAVLWEPHEEDGGHLLASAWSRGVEPPALDSSARLLMELAASEQRTTFNPDGAALRIAAVGVTVNQGRGAVTLHFREAPALPRTTILDALERCALEVASRHELLRTRASLARSNKRLRSMIRAATTFQASRDSLGLEAMLVDHAGAVTGATWCALVRGNREREVPTVVRTSSTVDGEFHPFPQHSTARRGTVVGDVFATGDAKIIGDTRPLISAKDSVFDDTTLSNRVRAFAAVPIRRSANDQVIGVLVLGHEERNGIGQADAYAANDLSTIAAGALDTAWAYADANERAKTDQLTGLPNRRAFDEEFARMISETDRYGGSAALVIVDVDHFKKVNDTYGHDAGDHVLKRVGAALSAERRGTDRLSRLGGEELALLLFQTDREGAIGVAERCRQAIADMAVRTSIGVIQVTASFGVAMYTARSGGAGALFDRADQALYQAKHGGRNLVVVAEP, from the coding sequence ATGGCCTGGGTCTTCGTCCTGGCGGCGGCGGCGGCGGCCGGCGTGGCGTGGTGGTGGCTGCGCCAGCGCCGAGCGCTGCGGGCCCCGGTTGCGCCACCGCACGTGAGCGGCGGGGCGCGCCCGCTGGCACGCAGCAGCGGCGGGCACGGCGTGGACACCCGTCTGCTGCTCGACGCGTTCCGGTCGGACGAACAGCCCGTCCCGGCGGACGCTGAGCGCGAAGACCGCACGATGCTGATTCGCCTGTTGCAGCTGGTGGCGCATCAGGCGGGCGCGGATGAGGCCGTCCTGTGGGAGCCGCACGAGGAAGACGGGGGTCACCTGCTGGCCTCGGCGTGGTCGCGGGGCGTTGAGCCACCGGCGCTCGACTCCTCGGCGCGTCTGCTGATGGAGCTCGCGGCCTCGGAGCAGCGGACGACGTTCAATCCCGACGGTGCAGCCCTGCGCATCGCCGCGGTGGGCGTGACGGTGAATCAGGGCCGAGGGGCGGTGACGCTGCACTTCCGCGAGGCACCGGCCTTGCCGCGCACGACGATTCTCGACGCGCTCGAGCGCTGCGCCCTGGAAGTCGCGTCGCGGCACGAACTCCTGCGGACGCGCGCCTCGCTCGCCAGATCCAACAAGCGACTGCGCTCGATGATTCGCGCCGCGACGACGTTCCAAGCCAGCCGTGACAGCCTCGGCTTGGAGGCGATGCTCGTAGACCACGCCGGGGCGGTCACGGGCGCCACGTGGTGCGCGCTCGTGCGGGGGAACCGTGAACGCGAGGTCCCGACGGTGGTCCGCACCAGCTCAACGGTCGATGGGGAGTTTCATCCCTTCCCCCAGCACAGCACCGCCCGGCGCGGCACGGTGGTGGGGGACGTCTTCGCGACCGGTGACGCAAAGATCATCGGTGACACGCGCCCCCTCATCAGCGCGAAGGATTCCGTCTTCGACGACACGACGCTGTCGAATCGGGTCCGTGCGTTTGCGGCGGTGCCGATTCGCCGCTCGGCGAACGACCAGGTCATCGGCGTGCTTGTCTTGGGTCACGAGGAGCGCAACGGCATTGGACAGGCCGATGCCTACGCGGCCAACGACCTGAGCACCATCGCCGCGGGTGCGCTGGACACCGCCTGGGCCTACGCCGACGCGAACGAGCGGGCCAAGACCGACCAGCTCACGGGCCTGCCGAACCGCCGCGCCTTCGATGAGGAGTTCGCGCGAATGATCAGCGAGACCGACCGCTACGGCGGGTCGGCGGCGCTCGTGATCGTGGACGTCGATCACTTCAAGAAGGTGAACGACACTTACGGCCACGACGCGGGTGACCACGTGTTGAAGCGGGTGGGCGCGGCACTCAGCGCTGAGCGTCGCGGCACTGACCGCTTGTCGCGGCTCGGGGGCGAGGAGCTGGCGCTCCTGCTGTTCCAGACCGACCGCGAGGGCGCGATCGGGGTGGCGGAGCGCTGCCGCCAAGCGATTGCGGATATGGCCGTGCGCACGTCGATCGGTGTGATCCAAGTGACCGCGAGCTTCGGCGTCGCGATGTACACCGCGCGCTCCGGTGGGGCGGGGGCGCTCTTCGACCGCGCGGACCAGGCGCTGTACCAGGCCAAGCACGGGGGAAGGAACCTCGTCGTGGTCGCCGAGCCGTAG
- the larB gene encoding nickel pincer cofactor biosynthesis protein LarB, with the protein MRRDRVREMLAAVADGRLPVEAALSQLDDAPVDELGFATLDRHRALRQGFPEVVFGQGKLAEQIVAICERLAAHGDGFLVTRTEAAARAALQRRWPGVEVNEAGRTVLLRGGTPPAKGTRPVVIVTAGTSDLPVAEEAAATLDAFGHPVLRVTDVGVAGIHRILSQRDTLHGAAVVIVVAGMDGALPSVVGGLVRVPVIAVPTSVGYGAAFDGLAPLLTMLNSCAAGVTVCNIDNGFGAAVAASRILAG; encoded by the coding sequence GTGAGGCGCGACCGCGTGCGGGAGATGCTGGCGGCGGTGGCGGACGGGCGGCTTCCAGTGGAGGCCGCCCTCTCGCAACTGGACGATGCGCCGGTGGACGAACTCGGGTTCGCGACGCTCGATCGGCACCGCGCGCTGCGGCAGGGCTTTCCCGAGGTGGTGTTCGGGCAGGGTAAGCTCGCGGAGCAGATCGTGGCGATCTGCGAGCGGCTCGCAGCACACGGCGACGGCTTCCTCGTGACGCGCACGGAGGCTGCCGCCCGCGCGGCGCTGCAGCGGCGCTGGCCGGGCGTCGAGGTGAACGAGGCCGGACGCACCGTGCTGCTGCGCGGTGGCACGCCGCCGGCAAAGGGGACGCGGCCGGTGGTCATCGTGACGGCGGGGACCAGCGATCTCCCGGTGGCGGAGGAGGCAGCGGCGACGCTGGATGCGTTCGGGCATCCGGTGCTGCGCGTGACCGATGTTGGCGTGGCCGGCATCCATCGCATTCTCTCGCAGCGGGACACGTTGCACGGCGCAGCGGTGGTGATTGTCGTCGCGGGAATGGACGGCGCGCTTCCGTCGGTGGTCGGCGGGCTGGTGCGCGTGCCGGTGATCGCGGTGCCGACGAGTGTCGGCTATGGCGCGGCCTTCGACGGGCTGGCGCCGTTGCTCACGATGCTCAACTCCTGCGCCGCTGGCGTCACCGTGTGCAACATCGACAATGGCTTCGGCGCGGCGGTGGCGGCGTCGCGGATTCTCGCGGGCTGA
- a CDS encoding helix-turn-helix transcriptional regulator produces MTKTFTAADSALERHATLFRALSDPRRLRILELLRLGEQCVCDLQTALDCGQSLLSFHLKTLRDAGLVTMRKEGRWSHYTLAPDAFVHAEHAVAAYRAPVASSRRLEISCCA; encoded by the coding sequence ATGACCAAGACCTTCACGGCAGCTGACAGCGCCCTCGAGCGTCACGCCACGCTCTTCCGCGCCCTCTCAGACCCGCGCCGCCTCCGCATCCTCGAGCTGCTCCGGCTCGGTGAGCAGTGTGTCTGTGACCTCCAGACCGCACTCGACTGCGGGCAATCCCTGCTCTCCTTCCATCTCAAGACGCTCCGCGATGCCGGGCTCGTCACGATGCGCAAGGAAGGCCGCTGGTCCCATTACACGCTCGCGCCGGACGCCTTCGTCCACGCGGAGCACGCGGTCGCCGCGTACCGTGCGCCGGTCGCCAGCAGCCGACGACTCGAGATCAGCTGCTGCGCCTAG
- a CDS encoding MATE family efflux transporter, whose protein sequence is MRLAALRPTKSELTEMARLAAPIVLVNVGMQGMGLVDAIMLGRVSSVDLAAGGLGNFYFFGVSIIGIGILMALDPVIAQGIGAGDERQIARGIQRGILMTVIVAVVVSSTFLFATPVLALLRQPPEVVPLAAAYVHWSIPGMLPFFAFNMLRQVLQAFHRVWPVVLGVVVGNVLNGFLNWVLIYGNLGFAPGGVIGSSKATAISRWVMALVVLAGAWPSIREYLRRWDPQSSTLAPLLRMFRLGLPVGLQFLAEAGAFGLTTVMTGWMGTTVLAGHEIALSLASMTFMVPMGVAGAAAVMVGRAIGRGDVAASRRDAVAALAVGVGFMALCAVLFALVPETLAGVYTRDAATFTLAASLIPIAAVFQVFDGTQVISASILRGAGDTRIPALLHALSFWAVGIPLGAWLAFGFDLGAAGLWWGLTAGLAAAAVLQVLRVKDKLGRDVRRVTIDRH, encoded by the coding sequence ATGCGACTCGCCGCCCTCCGCCCAACCAAGTCCGAGCTGACCGAGATGGCGCGCCTGGCGGCGCCCATCGTGCTCGTGAACGTCGGGATGCAGGGAATGGGCCTCGTGGACGCGATAATGCTCGGGCGCGTCTCGTCGGTGGACCTCGCCGCCGGCGGCCTCGGCAACTTCTACTTCTTCGGCGTTTCCATCATCGGGATCGGCATCCTGATGGCGTTGGACCCCGTCATCGCGCAGGGCATCGGCGCGGGCGACGAGCGGCAGATCGCGCGCGGGATCCAGCGCGGCATCTTGATGACCGTGATCGTCGCGGTGGTGGTGTCGAGCACCTTCCTGTTCGCCACGCCGGTGCTGGCCTTGCTGCGGCAGCCACCCGAAGTCGTGCCGCTCGCGGCTGCCTACGTGCACTGGAGCATCCCGGGGATGTTGCCGTTCTTCGCGTTCAATATGCTGCGGCAGGTGCTGCAGGCCTTCCACCGGGTGTGGCCGGTGGTGCTCGGAGTGGTCGTCGGCAACGTGCTGAACGGCTTCCTGAATTGGGTGCTCATCTACGGCAATCTCGGCTTTGCCCCAGGCGGCGTGATCGGCTCGTCCAAGGCCACCGCCATTTCGCGCTGGGTGATGGCGCTGGTGGTCTTGGCCGGGGCCTGGCCGAGCATTCGCGAATACCTGCGCCGCTGGGACCCGCAGAGCTCGACGTTGGCACCGTTGCTCCGGATGTTCCGCTTGGGGCTGCCAGTGGGATTGCAGTTCCTCGCCGAGGCAGGTGCCTTCGGGCTGACCACCGTGATGACCGGCTGGATGGGGACGACCGTGCTGGCCGGGCACGAGATCGCGCTGAGCCTCGCGTCGATGACGTTTATGGTGCCGATGGGCGTGGCCGGCGCCGCCGCGGTGATGGTGGGCCGCGCCATCGGCCGCGGCGACGTGGCGGCGTCGCGGCGCGATGCGGTGGCGGCGCTGGCGGTGGGGGTCGGGTTTATGGCGCTCTGCGCGGTACTGTTCGCGCTGGTGCCGGAGACGCTCGCGGGCGTCTATACGCGCGATGCCGCGACGTTCACGCTGGCGGCGTCACTCATTCCCATCGCCGCGGTGTTCCAGGTGTTCGACGGCACGCAGGTCATCAGCGCGAGCATCCTGCGCGGGGCGGGGGACACGCGCATCCCGGCGCTGCTGCACGCGCTGTCGTTCTGGGCGGTGGGCATCCCGCTCGGCGCGTGGCTGGCCTTCGGCTTCGATCTAGGCGCGGCGGGACTCTGGTGGGGCCTGACGGCCGGGCTCGCGGCTGCGGCCGTGTTGCAGGTGCTGCGCGTGAAGGACAAGCTGGGGCGGGACGTTCGGCGCGTGACGATCGACCGCCACTGA
- a CDS encoding PTS sugar transporter subunit IIA: MELREFFAEDAIQLDLASSSKDDILKELIGLLRLNEKDEATLFKMLKRREQLGSTGMGRGIAIPHCRSMVVSNLRVAFGRKKAGVDFKALDDKPVHFFFLIVAPPLEVSNQYLPVLGKIAQFSKDAEVPEKLMGLTEPKQFMELLAAKGV, from the coding sequence ATGGAACTCAGGGAATTCTTCGCCGAAGACGCGATCCAACTGGATCTCGCAAGCAGCAGCAAGGACGACATCCTCAAGGAGCTCATCGGGCTCCTGCGCCTCAACGAGAAGGACGAGGCGACGCTCTTCAAGATGCTCAAGCGGCGCGAGCAGCTTGGCTCCACCGGGATGGGGCGCGGCATCGCCATCCCCCACTGCCGCTCGATGGTCGTGAGCAACCTGCGCGTGGCCTTCGGCCGCAAGAAGGCCGGCGTCGACTTCAAGGCCCTCGACGACAAGCCAGTGCACTTCTTCTTCCTCATCGTCGCGCCGCCGCTGGAGGTCTCCAACCAGTACCTCCCGGTGCTGGGCAAGATTGCCCAGTTCTCCAAGGACGCCGAGGTGCCGGAGAAGCTGATGGGCTTGACGGAGCCCAAGCAGTTTATGGAGTTGCTGGCGGCGAAGGGCGTCTAG
- a CDS encoding arsenite methyltransferase, whose amino-acid sequence MSTTPDSDIHTLVRSRYGATAKAVAAGQTSSCCGGGSCCSSDTKDPITSDLYEAAEVQGIPATAVLASLGCGNPTALAELRAGETVLDLGSGGGIDVLLSAQRVGPTGHVYGLDMTDEMLDLARRNAEAAGVGNVTFLKGQIEQIPLPDNSVDVIISNCVINLAVDKPQVIREAFRVLRPGGRFAVSDVVVRGDVPADVRRSMELWVGCIAGALEEREFVSLLDAAGFVSPSVEPTRIYRAEDARAFLQASGLDADRVADDIDGTFCSAFVRAIKPGTAA is encoded by the coding sequence ATGTCCACGACTCCTGATTCCGACATCCACACCCTCGTCCGCAGCCGCTACGGCGCCACCGCCAAAGCGGTCGCCGCCGGTCAGACCTCCTCCTGCTGCGGCGGCGGTAGCTGCTGCAGCTCCGACACCAAGGACCCCATCACCTCGGACCTCTACGAGGCCGCCGAAGTCCAGGGCATCCCGGCCACGGCCGTGCTCGCCTCCCTCGGTTGCGGCAACCCGACGGCGCTCGCCGAACTGCGGGCCGGCGAGACCGTACTCGATCTCGGCTCGGGCGGCGGCATCGACGTCCTCCTCTCGGCCCAGCGCGTCGGCCCCACGGGCCACGTCTATGGCTTGGATATGACCGACGAAATGCTCGACCTCGCGCGCCGGAACGCCGAGGCTGCTGGCGTCGGCAACGTGACCTTCCTCAAGGGCCAGATCGAGCAGATTCCCCTGCCGGACAACTCGGTCGACGTGATCATCTCCAACTGCGTCATCAACCTCGCCGTGGACAAGCCGCAGGTGATCCGCGAGGCCTTCCGCGTGCTCCGGCCCGGCGGTCGCTTCGCGGTCTCCGACGTCGTCGTGCGCGGCGACGTGCCGGCGGACGTGCGTCGCTCGATGGAACTATGGGTCGGCTGCATCGCCGGTGCGCTCGAAGAGCGCGAGTTCGTCTCGCTGCTCGATGCCGCGGGATTCGTCTCGCCGAGCGTGGAGCCCACGCGCATCTATCGCGCTGAGGATGCCCGCGCCTTCCTGCAGGCGTCTGGCTTGGACGCCGACCGCGTCGCCGATGACATCGACGGCACGTTTTGCAGCGCGTTCGTGCGGGCCATCAAGCCGGGAACCGCTGCGTGA